The DNA segment CTCTACGACCCATCGGTTGGCCATCTCTACCCGTACGTCTGCACCGTGGTGCAACGTCACCTGGCCAACGTGGTTCGCGATCGCTCGGTATCAAAGCGCGCGACCGCCGGCCGAGTCAGTCTCAGCAAGAGCGTCCGCGGTGATGACGGCGGTCAGGTCGAAATGTCCCAGACCTTACACCACCAAGATCAAGACCGACGGTTGG comes from the Pirellulaceae bacterium genome and includes:
- a CDS encoding sigma-70 family RNA polymerase sigma factor, yielding MSDNHSINLADDNFVRSVINRQVGKLIAKSDFTQQDRSDLVQEVYVRATKSLRLYDPSVGHLYPYVCTVVQRHLANVVRDRSVSKRATAGRVSLSKSVRGDDGGQVEMSQTLHHQDQDRRL